Genomic window (Mercenaria mercenaria strain notata unplaced genomic scaffold, MADL_Memer_1 contig_4054, whole genome shotgun sequence):
AAtactgaaaaagggaagtaattctaacaaaactgaaggcaacaaagttatttctacttGTTAAGCATTATATggtatgcttaataaatggaccaagtttgaaagaaatagcttcattatttttcaagaaatactactttttgtgtcataagcccgatcgggcaatgttaccagcctgttcaagtgatttgaatgcatattgacgaaactatcagcattttactcagttttcaaaaaaatccttatttttttctggtggtgttagcaaatttgccataaattattgattatgcaattaattgtaatatttcttacagaatactgtatatatttttataacacaatggtaattttaatgttttaatttctacAACTTAATTATTTGTCCAtgggaatacgagaaactcttggtccatttctgcgggtgaggatatcaaatacagaaacaaaataattaaatgggataatttcagtaacattttatgactccatctgaaagacaagtaaattttctacaaaacaacacccaaatgctgtttatgaaatggtgaatctgttactgggaataaaaacaaccccttaggcccccaagaatatgagaaaacaggataaagATATTTAGGCTGGGACTAGCTTGGATGTGACTTGGGAAGAGTATTCCAGTAGCGGATAGCAAGTAGTAGGGAAGAAAAGAGTCGAGATGGTGCTGTGTTTGAGACTGGGGTATGAGGAAATTAAGGTTTCTAGTGtagtgtaacagtctcaggaaaaatgtgcagcctcgaccgggattcggaccacggaccttcggcttaccgtgccaacgctatATTAATTGAGCTATCGAGGCGACCCGATATGAGAACCGCTACACACTTTCCCTCTTATTCAAGACATTgacactcctggccaatgtctgccgcagactgttaaccgaattcagatgcacaccccagccaaactgttTCGCCCCGCATAGGCTCCAAGGGTGAGAATTTTTTACATCTAGTGTGTTGATGTTGTGTATTTAGTAATTTTTGTCACCCTCCACatcatttttgaatataaaatttatattttgttctttaatttatgAGCTAGTTTGTGTTTTTAGCTTCTTCATAAATATGGGAAGTATGGACATTGGTTGCtttttcagggtgagctattagtatagggcGGATGGCCATGTGTCGTCCATTGTCcgtcgtccacatttttactgaaatatctcTGAAACTACGTGTCAAACTaataccaaatttggtctgtagcatcctggtgaggtcctctatcaagtttgttcaaatggggtcatttggccccttttagaggtcgctagagctaaaaatagaaatacctttaaacaactcatGAACTgccaaatggatcttcatcaaaagaaaaatacatttaaatgacttcttaacatgaaccgctggatagatcttcatcaaacttagtctttagcatcattatatggtcctctatcaagtttgttcgaacgggggcacttggcccattttaggggctgctagagctaaaaatagaaatatgtttaaatgacttcttatcacaaaactgcttgattgattttcatcaaacttgatctgtagcatcatcattatatggtccttgccaattttttttcaaatggggcatttagccccttttagggctgctagagctaaaacatAGAAGTACCTTCAAACAACTTCTCATCAACTGTTCggtggattttcatcaaacttgatctgtagaatcactataaggtcctttctcaagtttgttcaaatgggggcacttggccccttttaggggctgaaaatagaaataccttgaaatacTTTTCTCttcagatggctcgctttaaggtcaaggtcacacttaggggtcaaaggtcatatgactttgtttcttgtgtatattgccctgcattgcggtgctcttgtttatctttggcagatcctttttttagctcacctgtcacatagtgacaaggtgagcttttgtgatcacccttcgtccgtcgtcagtccgtgcgtgcgtgcatctgTCCGTCAACAAgtttttgtctgcacgatagtggtttcatttatgattttattttaaccaaacttgcacacaacttgtatcaccataagatctcggttcctttcttgaactggccagatcccattatgggttccagggttatggcccctgaaagggccaaaattagctgttttgaccttgtctgaacaatagcagctttatttatgatttgattttaaccaaactggcaaacaacttgtatcaccgtaagatcttggttcctttcatgaactggcgagattccattatgggttccagagttatggcccctgaaagggccagaattagctattttgaccttgtctgcacaatagcagcttcatttagatttgatttaaccaaacttgcacacaacttgtatcaccacaagatcttgcttccttttcttcaactggccagattccatcatgggtttccagagttatggccccttaaaggtcgaAAATTGGCTATGTtggctttgcagccatatagagacttcatttatggttttatttgatacaaacttccaaaatatctttaccaacaataaatcttggattccatgacaaatcagatccaactgtaggttccagagttattttatatctgattacctcccctgattgtaatcaaaatggatttatatcagtaagtacttacaggacttatttgaaatttcattattgttattagttggactgagacaatcagggtagataactatggactgattttatgtcaaattacctccctttatttcaaattaaaatgggtatatctccataactaatgaagatactgatctgaaatttcatttatgtcaacagatttatttaatacgatggtaaaattcaacaacaacacgtgaatatttatcttttatcaacgtttcggcgcttacgccttcatcaggataaatacataataaaacaacggacgtgacgtcatgaagtaAACGTTACGTTGAATGGCGGAAAAACGTATAGATctactgtttttttaaaatattacataaattaatgtgaataataaatagcaagtttagtacattacggatataagaatacaggatttcctatagcagtatatataaaaaaaccataaataggaaaaaacgcaatagtactaaacaaacacatatacatgtaaaattcattacacattaaacaatgtttttgaattaagtccatcaggattgagtgtttttaacttatgaatccagaatgttttccttgcataaccggttaatttgattatttaccacatcaataggcataaatgtgaagtcatcaatactatggtcatcttgattaaaatgaccagcaaccaacgtggaatatgcaggatctgtaaaattagatatgtcaaatttatgactattCATACGCCGTGAAACCTGTTGCATAGTCTGCCCAACATATTGCATATTGCATCTTTTACACGTTATTAAGTATACAACATCTTTAGATTGACAGTTTGTATCATAtcgtaaagaaaatgttttctcCTGTAACTGTACTGCTAAATGAGGATCCAGAGTTGATTCGTAGACAGTGGGAACATCGTTTCCTGTTACATTTCTGCGTGATGTATGTTTCAGTGTTCAGTTTGAAGTCGGAACTTACTAAGTAgtcgcttaaatttcttgtacgtCTGTACGCCACTATAGGTTTGTATTCGTCAtgaacaaatttaacatttgtattctTTGCAATGTTCAGAAGATCCCAATACTTGTGAATTGTTCCACCTATATTTGGTAATGATGGATTATATTCTACGGTGAAAGGAAtaacacttgttttatttttatctgaagGCGTCAGGGCTTCGTTTTGTGACGACCTCGACACCTTATTGAATGCACTGTCTATCACAGAATCCGGAAAATTTCTATCTTTGAAGTAGCTCCGTAAATCATTAAGAGATGAGTTGAATTTTCCGTCATTAGAAATAATTCTCCTGTACCGCTTTGCCTGACTGTATGGGATTCCATCTTTGCATTGTTTCGGATGACAAGAGGTGTAATCTAGGTATTGATGGGTATTTGTTTCTTTCAcgtaaatatcagtgtcaattccTAGCGATTTGTTTTTGGATACTTGTACATCTAAGAACGAAACAGTACTTTCTGATATTGTAGTAGTAAATTTgatatttggatgaaatttgtTAAGATCGTCGATAAAGGACTCTAACTCTTCTAACGAGTGGTTccaaatcataaaaatgtcatctaggAACCGTAACCACAGAGATGGCTTAACTCCCCTTGAGTGAAGGAAATCCTGTTCAAGTTTTCCCATGAAGAGAGATGCATATGATGGTGCCATGGAACTCCCCATTGCTGTAcccatcttttgtaaataaaactgttcaCAGAATTTGAAGTAGTTATTTTCAAGTACAAGTCTTATTAAACGGGCGATTTCATCAGTTGATAAATTTCTaccatgtatattttgttgtaaaaatgacTTACAGGCGTTTATACCGTCATCATGAGGGATGTTTGTATAAAGTGATGTTACGTCAAGCGTTACTAAATATGATTTAGTTTCAAGTTTAATATCCTTCACTTTATTTATGAAATCtgccgtgttttttttttttttttttttttttttttaacagatttatttggcagatccttcttttgttcacttacaatactttttttttaattacttcccttttacgttactataaatagcttatttttagtaacttttttattattggccgtagggaaaaactgagaccacttttctgtggtacaacatggatggtacctccaatttttaggtgtattttgacatatctataccttgtaagaattttttttctttttggttaaatttcttcactttgttgttcctgtcctttggacttaccgtagatattttttctgaggaccttcttgtcctcaagtgcagtgataacaggtgagcgatatagggccatcatggccctcttgtttctcctTATCTCTATTTACTTGACGGATTCGATTCGTACTAATTTTGTGTGGTTATTTCtcaccatcacccacatcatctgacataagatccataactttggcaccaatattttatgatttatcccccctttccacttagattttcagtttaaagtttgggtgcactttcactctatatctgttattaataaatggatttgattcaaactttaactaattgttcaacatcatcaccctcatcatatgacacaaggtacataactctaagcacaaatttttcatgaattataccccatttttactttgaatttcaggttaaggaggtaggttaccttgttaccagggtaaattcaaattagttgaaccgcagtgatttttgtatttcgtgtaattaaatgttttagctgctacaatctcagttccgtttatctctgtcccttcaagtacaatttttatccaggtttgaagtacatgaccctcttagggtattttatatagaaagaagaaggaaaatgcggatatttaacatttttcagtgtattttggtttcattgttatccgtagaagtctgcataattaatagttttactagtatgcgcattagctttctaattaaagcttaaaatgtatatgtcgcagggctcgtgtttccatggtaacgcattttctctcattttttcaagaattatgtatgaaaacggggttttcgacggcttcagtgccattctgttattgaccaacatggaatatttgggtaatatgattagcaaaataccaagaactttacatggtactgtgtttttcttaaagtttagagtaaccatggcaacagagatgtttaaaatagcttatatgttgctttttatcgtaatttcttagaaaaaatattatataaaattatctttcttgttaatgtagctttaaaacatcttatttctaacgttagtaatattttcgtataaattgcagttaatttaacaaatttcacagcttaaaatacttacagcagtgcccgtcgtctgacatttttattgaaaaatcgttttgtatgctgctattattctcatggatattgttgaaatgaaaataaaaagccgaagctgtgttccttaaatagaccagtgtcaacgcttttgaattttacaattagacatataggtcacgggcttcgtttccatggtaacatcaatttaattcaagacaccacaattttatactgaaatttgaacaattttagagcttagttttagtatttcagtaacaaattatcaacggaaattgggaaataggtataaaaaatcaaactgcccaatttttatttgtaaatgaccgtaataagttacctttcagccaactatattcccaatcacatcagttactatcacacattttcttacattccgcataacatttcaatataattacataaaagaagcaaaatattgatcatttttcagagcaaaagactaataaaaagtatttcagcaaataatgactgtttaaaaatagttcaaataaagaaaaagcacagaataacgtactttcaaaataaaagccattatttttgcgcggtaactgacacgtaacgtcatgacgtcaatg
Coding sequences:
- the LOC128553600 gene encoding uncharacterized protein LOC128553600 yields the protein MGTAMGSSMAPSYASLFMGKLEQDFLHSRGVKPSLWLRFLDDIFMIWNHSLEELESFIDDLNKFHPNIKFTTTISESTVSFLDVQVSKNKSLGIDTDIYVKETNTHQYLDYTSCHPKQCKDGIPYSQAKRYRRIISNDGKFNSSLNDLRSYFKDRNFPDSVIDSAFNKVSRSSQNEALTPSDKNKTSVIPFTVEYNPSLPNIGGTIHKYWDLLNIAKNTNVKFVHDEYKPIVAYRRTRNLSDYLVSSDFKLNTETYITQKCNRKRCSHCLRINSGSSFSSTVTGENIFFTI